The following are from one region of the Ignavibacteriota bacterium genome:
- a CDS encoding phage Gp37/Gp68 family protein, whose amino-acid sequence MKTTKIEWTEKVWNPSIGCDKISAGCKFCYAEVFARRLKAIGVDDYTDGFMFKILPHRLEEPLKVKKPTKFFVNSMSDLFHEEMPFEYLDMIFNVIKKTPQHIYQILTKRDKIMLKYFFNNNVPENVWLGVSVESSTFNKRINSLKKVNAKIRFISFEPLINSVGELDLKGIHWAIVGGESGRSARPIKTEWVEEIFQQCKKQNIAFFFKQWGTWGADEIKRNKKVNGRKFRSKEWNEYPLITF is encoded by the coding sequence ATGAAAACAACTAAAATTGAATGGACAGAAAAAGTTTGGAATCCATCTATTGGATGTGATAAAATATCTGCCGGTTGTAAGTTTTGTTATGCTGAAGTATTTGCCAGAAGATTAAAAGCAATAGGCGTTGACGATTATACTGATGGTTTCATGTTCAAAATTCTACCTCATCGTTTGGAAGAACCACTTAAAGTTAAAAAGCCCACAAAATTTTTTGTTAATTCTATGAGCGATCTTTTTCACGAAGAAATGCCTTTTGAATATCTTGATATGATTTTTAATGTTATTAAAAAAACTCCTCAGCATATTTACCAGATACTAACTAAGCGTGATAAAATAATGTTAAAGTATTTTTTTAATAATAATGTCCCTGAGAATGTGTGGCTTGGTGTCAGTGTTGAGAGTTCCACTTTTAATAAACGAATAAATTCTTTGAAAAAAGTAAATGCTAAAATCAGATTCATTTCATTTGAGCCATTGATTAATTCTGTCGGTGAACTAGATTTAAAAGGAATACACTGGGCTATCGTTGGTGGCGAATCTGGTCGAAGTGCCAGACCAATCAAAACAGAATGGGTAGAGGAAATTTTTCAGCAATGCAAAAAACAGAATATAGCATTCTTCTTTAAACAATGGGGTACCTGGGGTGCAGATGAAATAAAACGCAATAAAAAGGTTAATGGTAGAAAATTCCGAAGTAAAGAATGGAACGAGTATCCACTGATTACCTTCTGA
- a CDS encoding DUF3473 domain-containing protein: MIKKQIILTIDLEDWFHSLDANSTHWATYERRIEYSTSLLLNLLAEKNASATFFVLGDVAKNHPELIKRINIEGHEIGSHGFNHHFIYKQTRDEFRKDLNYSINYLSDLTGKNIISYRAPYFSITNKSLWAFDILKEEGIKIDSSIFPVINHRYGIPDNKRLPYLLPNGVWEFPITTYPSVIGNIPFSGGVYFRFLPFVVSKFFISTLLGRNESVLTYFHPWEFDSSQPILKGIPWFLKFRHYYNLKDNFQKFSKLINDINVISLARGIKEIINEDQKS; this comes from the coding sequence ATGATTAAGAAACAAATAATACTGACGATAGATCTTGAAGATTGGTTTCACTCATTGGATGCCAACTCGACTCACTGGGCAACTTATGAGAGAAGAATTGAATACAGTACAAGTCTTCTTCTGAATCTGCTGGCTGAAAAAAATGCTTCGGCAACATTTTTTGTTTTGGGTGATGTAGCAAAAAATCATCCTGAATTAATAAAGCGGATTAATATTGAGGGACATGAAATTGGTTCCCATGGGTTTAATCATCATTTCATCTACAAACAGACCCGGGACGAGTTCAGGAAGGATCTTAATTACTCAATTAATTATTTGTCAGACCTGACAGGAAAAAACATAATTAGTTATCGGGCGCCTTATTTTTCAATTACAAATAAAAGTCTCTGGGCATTTGATATCTTAAAAGAAGAAGGGATAAAAATTGATTCCAGTATTTTTCCTGTAATCAACCATCGTTATGGAATTCCTGATAATAAAAGACTTCCTTACCTGCTGCCAAACGGAGTCTGGGAATTTCCAATTACGACATATCCTTCAGTTATAGGAAATATTCCATTTTCAGGAGGAGTCTATTTTAGATTTTTACCTTTCGTTGTTTCAAAATTTTTCATTTCAACTTTATTAGGAAGAAATGAATCAGTCTTAACCTATTTTCATCCTTGGGAATTTGATAGTTCTCAACCGATACTAAAGGGAATTCCATGGTTTTTAAAATTTAGACATTACTATAACTTAAAAGATAATTTTCAAAAATTTTCAAAGTTAATTAATGATATAAATGTTATTTCTCTTGCCAGAGGTATTAAAGAGATAATTAATGAAGATCAAAAATCTTAG
- the bshA gene encoding N-acetyl-alpha-D-glucosaminyl L-malate synthase BshA, producing MKIGITCYPTYGGSGVIATELGKDLALRGHEVHFISYALPFRLSQYIENIFFHEVEISNYPVFEFPLYALSLASKMVEVAEFEKLDLLHVHYAIPHATSAYLAKEMMKNNRDIKIITTLHGTDITLVGLEPSFLPLVKFSIEKSDGITTVSRFLKEKTITNYEINNDIEVIPNFVDTNLFKSKNTCDFRKTIATKGEKILIHTSNFRQVKRVTDTIRILEKVQKEIPAKLILVGDGPDRSECERLTRQLNLGDSVKFLGKQEALVEILSSSDLFLIPSQSESFGLAALEAMSCGLPVISSSVGGLPELVRHNETGFIAEIGDVDRMAKYALELLCNEKKYNLFAENSRQRAVSKFDKSIVVPLYEEYYEQILSS from the coding sequence ATGAAAATAGGAATTACGTGTTATCCAACTTATGGCGGAAGCGGTGTTATTGCAACTGAACTCGGGAAAGATTTAGCGCTTCGCGGACACGAAGTTCATTTCATCAGTTACGCACTTCCATTCAGACTTTCTCAGTACATTGAAAATATTTTTTTCCACGAAGTTGAAATAAGCAATTATCCGGTATTTGAATTTCCTCTTTACGCTTTGTCGCTCGCAAGCAAGATGGTTGAAGTAGCAGAATTTGAAAAACTGGATTTACTTCATGTTCATTATGCTATTCCACATGCAACGAGTGCATATTTAGCAAAAGAGATGATGAAGAATAATCGTGACATCAAAATAATTACAACGCTTCACGGAACTGACATCACCCTCGTCGGTCTGGAACCATCATTTCTGCCTTTGGTAAAATTCAGCATCGAAAAGAGTGATGGGATTACAACTGTTTCCCGGTTTCTTAAAGAAAAAACAATAACAAATTATGAAATTAATAATGATATTGAAGTCATTCCAAATTTTGTTGATACAAATTTATTTAAGTCGAAAAACACTTGTGATTTCAGAAAAACAATAGCAACTAAAGGAGAAAAAATTCTGATTCACACGTCAAACTTCAGACAGGTAAAACGTGTAACCGATACAATCAGAATATTGGAGAAAGTTCAGAAAGAAATTCCTGCGAAATTAATTCTTGTTGGTGATGGTCCTGACAGATCAGAATGTGAAAGACTGACAAGACAGCTTAATCTTGGAGATTCTGTTAAGTTTCTTGGTAAGCAGGAAGCTCTGGTAGAAATTTTATCTTCATCGGATCTTTTTCTGATTCCATCACAATCTGAAAGTTTCGGGCTTGCAGCTCTTGAGGCAATGTCATGTGGTTTACCGGTTATCAGTTCAAGTGTTGGAGGTTTACCGGAATTAGTCAGACACAACGAAACGGGTTTTATTGCTGAGATTGGTGATGTTGATAGGATGGCTAAATATGCGTTGGAACTTTTATGCAATGAAAAAAAATATAATCTCTTTGCAGAAAACTCAAGACAAAGAGCAGTTAGTAAATTTGACAAATCAATAGTTGTTCCTCTTTATGAGGAGTATTATGAACAGATACTAAGTAGTTAA
- a CDS encoding class I SAM-dependent methyltransferase, which translates to MKIKNLSCAACKNIMVDKGKIPEGKLFVCKNCNSKRIYIEDINRLQDVDSYGNAYREKFDQVKVLSQMKLFYDNLSGEENEKDILDIGCGNGEFIKALIQNGYSASGLECDSIAIKNLLSEGVEIYFGELGQKFEMNKDFTFVTLWDLIEHINNVENAMIQLRSLVKKSGKLFILTPDSDSVFDLLAMIERRLTLNKSQRLMSICLNRYHLHRFSTKGLRVLLERFGFVVDQFQRVQVFSLQKDVYMNGFAPGIKRWTNNTAINLFLSSAAMSLIKTFNITNKIFLTAIKT; encoded by the coding sequence ATGAAGATCAAAAATCTTAGTTGTGCTGCTTGTAAAAATATTATGGTCGATAAGGGAAAAATTCCAGAGGGAAAATTATTTGTTTGTAAAAATTGTAATTCAAAGAGAATTTATATTGAAGATATTAATCGGTTACAAGATGTTGATTCATATGGAAATGCTTACAGAGAAAAGTTTGACCAGGTAAAAGTATTATCCCAGATGAAACTATTTTATGATAATTTATCCGGGGAAGAAAACGAAAAAGATATATTAGACATTGGTTGCGGGAATGGCGAATTTATAAAAGCGTTGATTCAGAATGGCTATTCAGCATCAGGGTTAGAATGTGATAGTATTGCCATTAAGAATCTATTAAGCGAAGGAGTAGAAATTTATTTTGGAGAGCTAGGTCAAAAATTTGAAATGAATAAAGACTTTACTTTCGTGACGCTCTGGGATTTAATTGAGCATATAAATAATGTTGAAAATGCAATGATACAGTTAAGATCATTAGTTAAAAAAAGTGGAAAACTTTTTATTCTTACACCTGATTCTGATTCGGTATTTGATCTTTTAGCAATGATTGAACGAAGATTAACTCTTAATAAAAGTCAGAGGCTGATGAGCATTTGTTTGAACAGATATCATCTTCATCGTTTTTCAACTAAAGGTTTGAGGGTTCTGCTTGAACGTTTTGGTTTTGTTGTTGATCAGTTTCAAAGAGTACAGGTTTTTTCATTGCAGAAAGATGTCTATATGAATGGTTTTGCACCAGGAATAAAAAGATGGACAAATAATACCGCAATTAATTTATTTTTATCAAGTGCAGCTATGTCTTTGATAAAAACTTTTAATATTACTAATAAAATATTTTTAACAGCGATTAAAACTTAA
- the dinD gene encoding DNA damage-inducible protein D codes for MKKKLITELFEKFEHACYMYNNVECWSARELQEVFNYSEWRNFVKVIDKAKDSCKNSGESIADHFVDINKMVSVGSGAERNIDDIVLTRYACYLIAQNGDPGKNEVAFAQTYFAVQTRKQEIIEKRLLDIARVSAREKLSKSEKKLSGIIYERGVDEQGFAIIRSKGDKALFGGLNTQMMKRKLGVPDKRPLADFLPTLTIKAKDFATELTSHNVIEKDLKGQNQISTEHVDNNLAVRKILKERGVQPENLPAAEDVKKVQRSLNSDEKKVLKEAKKIKGKKKK; via the coding sequence ATGAAGAAAAAATTAATTACAGAACTATTTGAAAAATTTGAACACGCCTGCTATATGTATAATAATGTTGAATGCTGGAGTGCAAGAGAATTGCAGGAAGTTTTCAATTATTCTGAGTGGCGTAATTTTGTTAAAGTTATTGACAAGGCTAAAGATTCCTGTAAAAACAGCGGTGAATCGATTGCAGACCATTTTGTTGATATCAACAAAATGGTATCTGTAGGAAGCGGTGCCGAGAGAAATATTGATGATATCGTTCTCACAAGATACGCCTGCTACCTGATTGCACAAAACGGTGATCCGGGGAAGAATGAAGTTGCGTTTGCCCAAACTTATTTTGCGGTGCAGACTCGTAAACAGGAAATTATTGAAAAACGATTGCTGGATATTGCCCGTGTTTCTGCTCGTGAAAAATTATCTAAATCAGAAAAAAAACTTTCGGGAATAATTTATGAACGAGGAGTTGATGAGCAGGGTTTTGCAATAATTCGCTCAAAAGGTGATAAGGCATTATTTGGTGGTCTTAACACACAAATGATGAAACGTAAACTTGGAGTTCCTGATAAACGACCTCTTGCAGATTTTTTGCCAACACTTACAATTAAAGCGAAAGATTTTGCCACTGAGCTGACAAGTCACAATGTAATAGAAAAAGATTTGAAAGGACAAAATCAGATTTCAACAGAACACGTTGATAATAATCTTGCAGTAAGGAAAATATTAAAAGAACGTGGAGTTCAGCCAGAAAACCTGCCTGCGGCTGAAGATGTAAAAAAAGTTCAGAGAAGTCTTAACAGCGATGAGAAAAAAGTTTTGAAGGAGGCAAAGAAAATTAAGGGCAAAAAGAAAAAATGA
- a CDS encoding SDR family oxidoreductase, with the protein MQTNGLVKNRILITGSNGMLGQRAVQFYLKNENVELLATSVEEKSLIENVDYISCDIKDRNSIKKIILDYCPDFIIHTAAFTNVDLSEKLREDAWKINVKGVEYISEAARAIDTHIIHISTDYIFDGKDGPYSENAIPNPLGYYGRTKLASENALRISNTYFTILRTNVLYGIALNSRPDFVRWVVSSLDENRNIRIVNDQINNPTFIDDLVQAINKIIEFKKTGIFNVGGIEFLSRYDFTLRIADYFNLDKKLITPIRTEELKQSARRPLKSGLIILKAETELGYKPHSIVESLAAMKKELNGKLS; encoded by the coding sequence ATGCAGACGAATGGATTAGTAAAAAATAGAATTTTAATCACAGGTTCAAATGGAATGCTGGGGCAGAGAGCAGTTCAATTTTACCTGAAAAATGAAAATGTGGAATTGCTGGCAACTTCTGTTGAAGAAAAGTCGCTCATTGAAAATGTTGACTACATTTCTTGTGATATTAAAGACAGAAATAGTATTAAAAAAATTATTCTCGATTATTGTCCCGATTTTATTATCCACACAGCAGCATTTACAAATGTTGATCTAAGCGAAAAACTTCGTGAGGATGCTTGGAAAATAAATGTCAAAGGTGTCGAATATATTTCAGAAGCTGCAAGAGCAATTGATACACACATAATTCACATTTCCACGGATTATATTTTTGATGGTAAAGATGGACCGTATTCAGAAAATGCTATTCCAAATCCGCTCGGATATTATGGACGTACAAAACTTGCGAGCGAAAATGCTTTACGTATAAGTAATACATATTTTACAATACTCAGAACAAACGTTCTTTATGGGATTGCTTTAAACAGCCGACCTGATTTTGTAAGATGGGTTGTCAGTTCCCTCGATGAAAATAGAAATATAAGGATTGTAAATGATCAGATAAATAATCCAACATTCATTGACGATCTTGTTCAGGCGATAAATAAAATTATTGAGTTCAAAAAAACAGGAATCTTTAATGTTGGTGGAATCGAATTTTTATCGAGGTATGATTTCACACTGCGAATTGCTGATTACTTCAATCTCGATAAAAAATTAATCACACCTATTAGGACAGAGGAATTAAAACAATCAGCCAGGCGACCATTGAAATCGGGATTAATTATTTTAAAAGCGGAAACTGAACTTGGTTATAAACCGCATTCTATCGTCGAATCACTCGCAGCAATGAAGAAAGAATTAAATGGTAAACTTTCTTGA
- a CDS encoding HAD-IIA family hydrolase has translation MVNFLEKYDYFIFDLDGTIYRGEHLIPNADKVVNQLKELNKKIIFVSNKTTGTAKDYYYLLNNWGLNIAENEILNSTIVASNYLKKYFSGKKFFAIGEDSFVSEIETSGLKHSTMPEEVKIVIITLDRTLNYQKLEIAARALENGAKFFAANIDDTCPVDDGEVIDAGSTISALEKRTHRKLELHFGKPSEFMFNEIKNRLQFIPSKTILIGDRLETDIRMGNDFGIDTALVHTGVKFYPNGTEKILPTYQLNSVFDLLNHKTSKS, from the coding sequence ATGGTAAACTTTCTTGAAAAATATGATTACTTTATTTTTGATCTTGATGGAACTATTTATCGTGGAGAACATTTAATTCCAAATGCTGACAAAGTTGTTAATCAGTTAAAAGAGCTGAATAAGAAAATTATTTTCGTATCGAACAAAACAACCGGAACCGCGAAAGATTATTATTATTTGCTGAACAATTGGGGATTGAATATTGCAGAAAACGAAATCTTGAATTCAACAATCGTAGCTTCCAATTATTTGAAAAAATATTTTTCTGGTAAAAAGTTTTTTGCAATTGGTGAAGATTCATTTGTATCAGAAATTGAAACTTCCGGTTTAAAGCATTCAACAATGCCTGAAGAAGTAAAAATAGTAATCATCACACTTGATAGAACACTTAACTATCAGAAGCTTGAAATAGCTGCACGAGCTTTAGAAAATGGTGCAAAGTTTTTTGCAGCTAATATTGATGACACCTGTCCGGTTGATGATGGAGAAGTGATTGATGCGGGCTCAACCATTTCTGCATTAGAGAAACGAACTCACAGAAAATTGGAGCTTCACTTCGGCAAGCCATCTGAATTTATGTTTAACGAAATAAAAAATCGACTTCAATTCATTCCATCAAAAACAATTTTAATTGGTGACAGACTCGAAACCGATATCCGAATGGGAAACGATTTTGGAATTGATACTGCTTTAGTTCATACCGGTGTAAAATTTTATCCAAACGGAACAGAAAAAATATTACCAACCTACCAGCTTAATTCGGTTTTTGATTTATTGAACCATAAAACAAGCAAATCATAA
- a CDS encoding sigma-70 family RNA polymerase sigma factor has protein sequence MQLSDTDLIVQAQKGDQKSFEELVYRYDRSVLSIAMRYAINEDDAKDLYQEVFIRVYRSLKGFRFQSEFSTWLFRITTNVCLTYKSRSKEHLKVSIHNDSDDDEMEISSSPELVYEGATPEEISSGADLGEIVSTAVDSLSAKQKMTFILKHYEGYKIREIAEMMNCKEGTVKKYLFDAIKNLRKKLKTVYAIQY, from the coding sequence ATGCAGTTAAGCGATACTGACTTAATAGTTCAAGCACAAAAAGGCGATCAAAAATCCTTTGAGGAATTAGTGTATCGTTATGACCGTAGTGTTCTTTCCATTGCGATGCGATATGCCATTAATGAAGATGATGCAAAAGATCTTTACCAGGAAGTTTTTATTCGCGTTTACAGAAGTTTGAAAGGATTCAGATTTCAGAGTGAATTTTCAACCTGGCTTTTCAGAATTACAACAAATGTTTGTCTTACTTATAAAAGCAGAAGTAAAGAGCACTTGAAAGTTTCGATTCACAATGATTCCGATGATGATGAAATGGAAATAAGTTCATCACCAGAATTAGTTTATGAAGGCGCAACTCCTGAAGAAATTTCATCAGGTGCTGATCTTGGTGAAATAGTAAGTACGGCAGTTGATTCACTTTCAGCAAAACAAAAGATGACTTTTATTCTGAAACATTATGAAGGATATAAAATAAGAGAGATTGCAGAGATGATGAATTGTAAAGAAGGAACTGTTAAAAAATATCTTTTCGATGCAATAAAAAATTTAAGAAAGAAACTTAAAACAGTTTATGCGATACAATATTAG
- a CDS encoding RsmB/NOP family class I SAM-dependent RNA methyltransferase — translation MTINSRVSDKIYSYLNSTFGEDAAKSYSSFIDQDPAKYIRVNESKIDRITLAKKLDEVYGIKTEPMDFPSNALKIIDGFDFAGSTLEIAFGFYYMQALTSMLPPIALNPSEKDLVLDLCSAPGSKTTQLAEMMRNKGRLVVNEPEIERIKALIFNLDKMNFLNCGVVHQRGEILCKYFDSYFDKILVDAPCSGLGIIQKKSEVNKWWSVERINHLVEIQNKLLVSAIKMLKAGGELVYSTCTLTPEENELIINKILEKYPVDVEPVSVPLKHHSGLEQYKNKKLDNRLTKAIRIFPWEVDSDGFFLIKLRKTGQTEPVEQFKVKKNYTMTMHYQDDKNLNSKLSNLALEFGIERNVFSDYKFFIRRNDIYFSSAEWTDENLGIFHRVGTKFGIIDKSGNIILHSFAAQILQKHISKNIYKIQNLDELRLYLMGALIPMDNLPTGQYVVSFNENILGTGVVIKTGLKSRYPRSSRTQTIRIKGQKVQ, via the coding sequence ATGACAATTAACTCCCGGGTTTCCGATAAAATATATTCTTACCTGAATTCAACGTTTGGTGAAGATGCAGCCAAAAGTTACAGTAGTTTTATTGATCAGGATCCAGCCAAATATATCAGAGTAAATGAAAGTAAAATAGATCGGATTACACTGGCTAAAAAACTTGATGAAGTTTATGGTATAAAAACTGAGCCAATGGATTTTCCATCAAATGCATTAAAGATTATTGATGGATTTGATTTTGCCGGCAGTACTCTCGAAATTGCTTTCGGATTTTATTATATGCAGGCTTTAACATCAATGCTGCCACCAATTGCTCTCAACCCATCTGAAAAGGATTTGGTACTTGATTTATGCTCAGCTCCCGGATCAAAGACAACTCAATTAGCAGAAATGATGCGGAACAAAGGCAGGCTGGTAGTCAATGAACCTGAAATTGAGAGAATAAAAGCACTGATATTCAATCTTGATAAAATGAATTTTTTAAATTGCGGTGTTGTTCATCAGCGTGGAGAAATATTATGCAAGTATTTTGATTCTTATTTCGATAAAATACTTGTTGATGCGCCTTGCAGCGGGTTGGGAATCATTCAGAAAAAAAGTGAAGTTAATAAATGGTGGTCTGTTGAAAGAATAAATCATCTTGTTGAAATACAAAATAAGCTTCTGGTTTCGGCTATTAAAATGTTAAAAGCTGGCGGTGAACTTGTTTATTCAACTTGCACACTCACTCCTGAAGAAAACGAATTAATTATTAACAAGATCCTTGAAAAATATCCGGTTGATGTTGAACCGGTATCGGTTCCACTCAAACATCACAGTGGATTAGAACAGTATAAAAATAAAAAACTTGATAATAGATTAACGAAGGCTATAAGAATTTTTCCATGGGAGGTTGATTCAGATGGATTTTTTCTAATCAAGCTAAGAAAAACGGGACAAACTGAACCAGTTGAACAGTTTAAAGTGAAAAAGAATTATACAATGACTATGCATTATCAGGATGATAAGAATCTCAATTCAAAACTCAGTAATCTGGCTTTAGAATTCGGAATAGAAAGAAATGTTTTTTCTGATTACAAATTTTTTATCCGCAGAAACGATATCTACTTTTCTTCAGCGGAATGGACAGATGAAAACCTTGGAATATTCCATAGAGTTGGAACTAAGTTCGGAATAATCGACAAGAGTGGTAACATAATACTTCATTCATTTGCAGCACAGATTCTGCAGAAGCATATTTCAAAAAACATTTACAAAATACAGAACCTGGATGAACTCAGATTGTATTTGATGGGAGCTTTAATCCCAATGGACAATCTTCCGACCGGTCAGTATGTAGTAAGTTTTAATGAAAATATTCTGGGAACAGGTGTTGTGATAAAAACCGGATTAAAGAGCAGATACCCTCGTTCCAGCCGTACACAAACAATCCGGATAAAAGGACAAAAAGTCCAATAG
- the tcmP gene encoding three-Cys-motif partner protein TcmP, translating to MNEVKEPQINWGGSWTELKLDAFENYVNAYLTIMSAQKQKFSGWPTTIYFDGFAGSGERFSTIEEEKDLFSDYFIKEDLELYKGSAERVLSLNQKFDHYYFVDNNKKAIDKLKQKLSNSNLIRINCNFITDNVNNQLINLSKILNSQNAALVLLDPFGMQIDWSSIEILKDKRVDLWILIPSGVIINRFLDRKGKLNFSNKLQSYFGLSEDKIRERFYETEKVDTLFGSGDEIKKTNDSVSNIAELYIEKLSNIWNHVSQKPLQLFNTKNVPIYHFVFASNNKTALKVADQIIEQKNK from the coding sequence ATGAATGAAGTTAAAGAACCTCAAATTAATTGGGGTGGAAGTTGGACTGAGTTAAAATTAGACGCATTTGAAAATTATGTTAATGCTTATTTAACTATAATGAGTGCGCAGAAACAAAAATTTAGTGGTTGGCCTACTACAATTTATTTTGACGGATTTGCCGGAAGTGGTGAGAGATTTTCAACAATCGAAGAAGAAAAGGATTTATTCTCAGACTATTTTATTAAAGAGGATTTGGAACTCTATAAAGGTTCAGCAGAGAGAGTACTTAGTTTAAATCAGAAATTTGATCATTATTATTTTGTTGATAATAATAAAAAAGCAATTGATAAATTGAAACAAAAACTCTCAAACTCTAATTTAATCCGAATAAATTGTAATTTCATTACGGATAATGTAAATAATCAATTAATTAATCTTTCTAAAATTCTTAATTCACAAAATGCTGCACTCGTGTTGTTAGACCCATTTGGTATGCAAATAGATTGGTCAAGTATTGAAATACTCAAAGATAAAAGAGTTGACCTTTGGATTTTAATTCCATCGGGAGTAATTATAAACCGCTTCCTTGATAGAAAAGGCAAATTAAATTTTTCAAATAAACTTCAATCGTACTTTGGACTATCAGAGGATAAAATCCGGGAGAGATTTTATGAAACAGAAAAAGTCGATACTCTTTTTGGTTCAGGAGATGAAATTAAAAAGACTAATGATTCTGTTTCTAATATAGCCGAACTTTATATTGAAAAATTAAGTAATATTTGGAACCATGTTTCCCAAAAACCATTACAATTATTTAACACAAAGAATGTTCCGATTTACCATTTTGTATTTGCATCTAATAATAAAACAGCATTAAAAGTTGCTGATCAAATAATCGAACAAAAAAATAAATGA
- a CDS encoding NAD(P)-binding protein, which translates to MTTKTKYLIIGAGLTGLSAAYHLSDNYLLVESSDFPGGTASTVKLEGFKLDNSVHVLYFRDNSIKNWIENILKVDLLMNKRISSVWINGKYVPFPLQYNLSYLPLIERIRCANSLIHSMIRWKTNKVRQNFEEYSQSTFGNYLTQVFVRPYNEQLFGVSLSELNTDWLGDYLPKSSRYKILLSAFRVNHFGYGRNSIFYYPREGGISTLAENLSDSLKLKPMYNRTLKKIILSNNTAVLNDDSEIQYDFLINTIPLADFLSKCDSLPFEILGAADCLKKRSTTLLHLLVKGKTKRKDHWIYIADSKIPFYRITFPGNINLANCPEGYFALTIEYGGEVLDRDLVMKESIATLERIEILEKNNLIIEFYWRLIDCGYVIYDQHRKSVLEKIFPFLENNLIFSIGRYGGWEYSNMEDAILHGKNIAGKLSGLKKLH; encoded by the coding sequence TTGACAACTAAAACAAAATATCTGATAATAGGTGCTGGTCTGACCGGATTAAGTGCTGCGTATCATTTGTCAGATAATTATTTGTTGGTAGAAAGTTCAGATTTTCCGGGAGGTACAGCAAGCACAGTTAAACTAGAAGGATTTAAGCTGGATAACAGTGTTCATGTTCTTTACTTTCGTGATAATTCAATCAAGAATTGGATAGAAAATATTTTAAAAGTTGATCTTCTAATGAACAAAAGAATTAGTTCTGTCTGGATTAATGGGAAGTACGTACCGTTTCCTCTTCAATATAATCTATCTTATCTTCCCTTAATTGAACGAATACGATGTGCAAATTCTCTGATTCATTCTATGATCCGATGGAAGACAAATAAAGTTCGTCAGAATTTTGAAGAATACTCACAATCAACCTTCGGAAATTATTTGACTCAAGTTTTCGTTCGACCATACAATGAACAATTATTTGGAGTATCATTGTCGGAATTGAATACTGACTGGCTCGGTGATTACTTGCCAAAATCTTCCCGATATAAAATATTATTGAGTGCATTTAGAGTTAATCATTTTGGATATGGAAGAAATTCAATCTTTTATTATCCACGTGAAGGCGGAATATCAACGCTTGCGGAAAACCTGTCCGATAGTTTGAAACTTAAACCCATGTATAATCGTACACTTAAAAAAATTATCCTAAGCAATAACACCGCAGTGTTAAACGATGATTCAGAAATTCAATATGATTTTCTAATTAATACTATTCCACTTGCGGATTTTTTATCAAAGTGTGATTCGTTACCCTTTGAGATTCTTGGAGCTGCTGATTGTTTGAAGAAAAGAAGCACAACACTTCTTCATTTATTGGTAAAAGGGAAAACTAAAAGAAAAGATCACTGGATATACATTGCTGATAGTAAAATTCCTTTTTACAGAATTACATTTCCCGGCAATATCAATTTAGCAAATTGTCCGGAAGGTTATTTCGCACTAACAATAGAATATGGAGGTGAAGTGCTGGACAGAGATTTAGTAATGAAAGAAAGTATTGCTACATTGGAGAGGATAGAAATTCTTGAAAAAAATAATCTAATCATAGAATTTTACTGGAGATTGATTGATTGTGGTTATGTAATATATGATCAACACAGAAAGTCAGTCTTAGAAAAGATTTTTCCATTCTTAGAAAACAACCTGATCTTTTCAATTGGAAGATATGGAGGCTGGGAATATTCCAATATGGAAGATGCGATTCTTCACGGGAAAAATATTGCAGGAAAATTATCAGGTTTGAAGAAGTTGCATTAA